A region of Zeugodacus cucurbitae isolate PBARC_wt_2022May chromosome 5, idZeuCucr1.2, whole genome shotgun sequence DNA encodes the following proteins:
- the Ork1_0 gene encoding open rectifier potassium channel protein 1 isoform X1 — MYCLMFAKILRVFPHGKVRICGSARQRQQQQRQQDCVSRVMSPRRWILLLIFYIAYLMFGASIYYHIEHGIEKQQRATDLRERIEMNEYLVSELSGKNETTVTEILENISDYCGKKVTNYTSDEFEPPYTWTFYHSFFFAFTVCSTVGYGNIYPTTLAGRLIMIFYSIIGIPVNGILFAGLGDYFGKTFELIYRRYKKFKLTRDKHYVPPQLGLLTAILIALIPGIGIFILLPALVFTYFEKWSYSISIYFAYVTTTTIGFGDFVPTFGPDQPREFGAWFVVYEVFVIFWFIFALGYLVMIMGFITRGLQSKKLRRLEQQLSTNIKTTQNRIWTGVTKDVGHLRRILNELYILRVKPVYTEPDPTLQLYRSNSAPELTMYREDAPPEFPRKRAFSETYDVIEARGVLAPAHASSDTALDKLDKQKSFQDADAFLQTTELLAKVVGALGAVRVPPPEEDDVSMYGGYHGLSDSQILASEWSYPSINELPKPRGRANSDYNFEPPWRQRRPTALPTEWTWSGDNERIQEAINSRYKEGDSRDLYRSSFGLPPREYVVNMEEDEPPKPRVKKFSMPDGLRKLFPQKKRPSQERITAAEAGTDISMPNGTRRFSIMSVPESARRTPPLDYYSTVAADANAPYYGNGKPSVLPGAPPSSYPSDGSLTSKQPTGALNGLTAGARRGSNAAPVGGPRKRRESIFTQKPTAGARRGSLFPTSNAAGLTQRRGSLFTTAVQPNTGAPSRRGSLFPTSGGRGAADRRPSLFSVASEEEREVLENTTIADLIRALEVMHTQTVMEETADSPPVITHSDMGGIFGGNNKQRKMGNAGMDLPDVPPLFSLFSNDKQRAMNTAAANRLYARRSTVVGALPTSFNAPTGSTTALAAPTMLASGPTSMLTRRRKSSAVQQIPEPPPSYSERDTNASATNNNTAAPSNKFKRRFSVRPTALQIPPGKAPPPGVNSALPPQNAPTPAAPTLPAAATQTVFQRRLSLRPSPLARELNISTSTSSTSSGDPSPTSPTGSGGTVTSTTRLLPASTAATPTVGAATRPPTTGSTHSPLSRIVQIAQAQRKSSMQEGFPLERTQKPDDV; from the exons ATGTATTGCTTGATGTTTGCCAAAATTTTGCGTGTGTTTCCGCATGGTAAAGTGCGTATTTGCGGTAGCGCGCGCcaacggcagcagcaacagAGGCAGCAGGATTGTGTCAGCCGAGTTATGTCGCCGCGACGCTGGATACTATTGCTCATCTTCTACATAGCGTATTTGATGTTCGGTGCCAGCATCTACTATCACATAGAGCATGGCATCGAGAAGCAACAACGTGCGACGGATCTGCGTGAACGTATTGAAATGAATG AATACCTCGTTAGCGAATTGTCCGGCAAGAATGAGACCACTGTCACCGAGATACTTGAAAATATTTCCGACTATTGCGGCAAAAAGGTGACCAACTATACATCGGATGAATTTGAGCCACCATATACCTGGACATTTTATCATTCGTTCTTCTTCGCCTTCACTGTATGCTCAACCGTCGGTTATGGCAATATATATCCCACCACGCTGGCGGGACGGCTGATTATGATATTTTACTCGATCATCGGCATACCGGTTAATGGTATACTTTTTGCCGGTCTGGGTGACTACTTTGGCAAAACg TTCGAGTTAATTTATCGGCGCTATAAAAAGTTCAAGCTGACACGCGACAAACATTATGTGCCACCACAATTGGGGCTACTCACCGCCATACTGATCGCCTTAATACCGGGTATCGGTATTTTTATACTGTTACCGGCGCTTGTGTTTACCTATTTCGAGAAGTGGTCTTACTCCATTTCGATTTATTTCGCTTATGTGACCACAACCACTATTGGTTTTGGTGATTTTGTGCCCACTTTTGGCCCAGATCAG CCACGCGAATTCGGCGCTTGGTTTGTAGTTTATGAGGTATTCGTCATATTCTGGTTCATATTCGCTTTAGGCTACTTGGTGATGATTATGGGCTTCATAACAcg TGGTTTACAAAGTAAGAAACTAAGACGTTTAGAACAACAACtatctacaaatataaaaacaacacaaaatcgCATATGGACTGGTGTTACGAAAGATGTTGGACATTTACGAAGGATTTTGAATGAGCTGTATATACTGAGAGTGAAG CCTGTCTACACCGAACCAGATCCAACACTACAGCTGTACCGTTCGAATTCCGCACCCGAGCTCACCATGTATCGCGAGGATGCGCCACCGGAATTCCCACGCAAGCGCGCCTTCTCCGAAACTTATGACGTCATTGAAGCGCGCGGCGTACTCGCACCCGCGCACGCTTCATCCGATACGGCACTCGACAAACTGGATAAACAGAAATCCTTCCAGGACGCAGATGCTTTTCTGCAGACTACCGAACTGCTGGCGAAAGTGGTTGGTGCGTTGGGTGCGGTACGTGTGCCACCGCCAGAGGAGGATGATGTCAGCATGTATGGCGGTTATCATGGTCTATCTGATTCACAAATATTGGCCAGTGAGTGGTCGTATCCGAGCATTAATGAGCTGCCTAAACCGCGTGGACGCGCCAATTCCGATTACAACTTTGAGCCGCCATGGCGTCAACGTCGTCCAACTGCGTTGCCGACGGAATGGACCTGGAGCGGTGATAATGAGCGAATACAAGAGGCAATCAATAGTCGTTACAAGGAGGGTGATAGTCGTGATCTATATCGTTCCAGTTTTGGTTTACCGCCACGCGAATATGTTGTGAATATGGAGGAGGATGAGCCACCCAAACCGCGTGTGAAGAAGTTCTCAATGCCTGATGGTTTGCGTAAATTGTTCCCACAAAAGAAGCGGCCTTCGCAAGAGCGCATAACTGCCGCTGAGGCAGGCACGGATATTTCCATGCCAAATGGCACACGTCGCTTCTCGATTATGAGCGTGCCAGAGTCGGCGCGCCGCACACCACCGCTCGACTATTACAGCACAGTGGCAGCTGATGCGAATGCGCCTTATTATGGCAATGGCAAGCCGTCAGTTTTACCAGGAGCGCCGCCCAGCAGTTATCCTTCGGATGGCAGTTTGACGTCGAAACAGCCAACGGGTGCGCTCAATGGTTTGACAGCTGGTGCACGTCGTGGCAGTAATGCCGCGCCAGTTGGTGGGCCACGCAAACGACGTGAATCCATATTCACACAGAAACCAACTGCAGGCGCCAGACGCGGCAGTCTGTTTCCTACATCCAACGCGGCGGGGCTTACACAACGACGTGGCAGTCTTTTTACGACCGCTGTGCAGCCAAATACCGGCGCGCCATCGCGTCGCGGCAGTCTTTTCCCCACTAGTGGTGGTCGTGGTGCGGCTGATCGTCGTCCTAGTCTCTTCTCGGTTGCCTCAGAGGAGGAACGTGAGGTGTTGGAGAATACAACAATTGCTGACTTGATACGCGCCTTAGAGGTGATGCATACGCAAACCGTAATGGAGGAAACCGCCGACAGCCCACCGGTAATAACACACAGTGATATGGGTGGCATTTTCGGTGGCAATAATAAGCAACGTAAAATGGGTAATGCCGGCATGGATTTACCAGATGTGCCACCATTATTCTCACTCTTCAGCAATGATAAGCAGCGCGCTATGAACACCGCGGCAGCAAATCGTTTATATGCACGTCGCTCCACAGTAGTTGGCGCGCTGCCCACTTCGTTTAATGCGCCCACCGGCTCAACAACAGCGTTAGCGGCGCCAACCATGTTGGCTTCAGGTCCAACTAGCATGCTGACACGTCGACGCAAGTCATCAGCGGTGCAACAAATACCCGAACCGCCACCAAGCTACAGTGAGCGCGATACGAATGCGTCCgcaacaaataacaacactGCCGCGCCGAGTAATAAATTCAAACGACGTTTCAGCGTGCGCCCTACAGCGCTACAAATACCGCCCGGTAAGGCTCCACCACCAGGTGTGAATAGCGCGCTACCGCCGCAAAATGCGCCAACCCCAGCGGCGCCAACGTTACCGGCCGCAGCTACGCAAACCGTCTTCCAGCGGCGCCTATCGTTGCGTCCATCGCCCTTAGCACGCGAGCTCAACATATCCACATCGACCTCATCGACGAGTTCCGGTGATCCCAGTCCGACCAGCCCGACGGGCAGCGGTGGCACAGTAACGAGCACCACACGCCTGCTACCGGCCAGCACTGCTGCTACGCCAACCGTTGGCGCGGCCACGCGTCCGCCTACAACGGGCAGCACACATTCGCCACTTTCGCGTATTGTGCAGATCGCGCAGGCGCAAAGAAAGAGCAGCATGCAGGAGGGATTCCCGCTGGAGCGCACACAAAAACCGGATGATGTGTAG
- the Ork1_0 gene encoding open rectifier potassium channel protein 1 isoform X2, which translates to MSPRRWILLLIFYIAYLMFGASIYYHIEHGIEKQQRATDLRERIEMNEYLVSELSGKNETTVTEILENISDYCGKKVTNYTSDEFEPPYTWTFYHSFFFAFTVCSTVGYGNIYPTTLAGRLIMIFYSIIGIPVNGILFAGLGDYFGKTFELIYRRYKKFKLTRDKHYVPPQLGLLTAILIALIPGIGIFILLPALVFTYFEKWSYSISIYFAYVTTTTIGFGDFVPTFGPDQPREFGAWFVVYEVFVIFWFIFALGYLVMIMGFITRGLQSKKLRRLEQQLSTNIKTTQNRIWTGVTKDVGHLRRILNELYILRVKPVYTEPDPTLQLYRSNSAPELTMYREDAPPEFPRKRAFSETYDVIEARGVLAPAHASSDTALDKLDKQKSFQDADAFLQTTELLAKVVGALGAVRVPPPEEDDVSMYGGYHGLSDSQILASEWSYPSINELPKPRGRANSDYNFEPPWRQRRPTALPTEWTWSGDNERIQEAINSRYKEGDSRDLYRSSFGLPPREYVVNMEEDEPPKPRVKKFSMPDGLRKLFPQKKRPSQERITAAEAGTDISMPNGTRRFSIMSVPESARRTPPLDYYSTVAADANAPYYGNGKPSVLPGAPPSSYPSDGSLTSKQPTGALNGLTAGARRGSNAAPVGGPRKRRESIFTQKPTAGARRGSLFPTSNAAGLTQRRGSLFTTAVQPNTGAPSRRGSLFPTSGGRGAADRRPSLFSVASEEEREVLENTTIADLIRALEVMHTQTVMEETADSPPVITHSDMGGIFGGNNKQRKMGNAGMDLPDVPPLFSLFSNDKQRAMNTAAANRLYARRSTVVGALPTSFNAPTGSTTALAAPTMLASGPTSMLTRRRKSSAVQQIPEPPPSYSERDTNASATNNNTAAPSNKFKRRFSVRPTALQIPPGKAPPPGVNSALPPQNAPTPAAPTLPAAATQTVFQRRLSLRPSPLARELNISTSTSSTSSGDPSPTSPTGSGGTVTSTTRLLPASTAATPTVGAATRPPTTGSTHSPLSRIVQIAQAQRKSSMQEGFPLERTQKPDDV; encoded by the exons ATGTCGCCGCGACGCTGGATACTATTGCTCATCTTCTACATAGCGTATTTGATGTTCGGTGCCAGCATCTACTATCACATAGAGCATGGCATCGAGAAGCAACAACGTGCGACGGATCTGCGTGAACGTATTGAAATGAATG AATACCTCGTTAGCGAATTGTCCGGCAAGAATGAGACCACTGTCACCGAGATACTTGAAAATATTTCCGACTATTGCGGCAAAAAGGTGACCAACTATACATCGGATGAATTTGAGCCACCATATACCTGGACATTTTATCATTCGTTCTTCTTCGCCTTCACTGTATGCTCAACCGTCGGTTATGGCAATATATATCCCACCACGCTGGCGGGACGGCTGATTATGATATTTTACTCGATCATCGGCATACCGGTTAATGGTATACTTTTTGCCGGTCTGGGTGACTACTTTGGCAAAACg TTCGAGTTAATTTATCGGCGCTATAAAAAGTTCAAGCTGACACGCGACAAACATTATGTGCCACCACAATTGGGGCTACTCACCGCCATACTGATCGCCTTAATACCGGGTATCGGTATTTTTATACTGTTACCGGCGCTTGTGTTTACCTATTTCGAGAAGTGGTCTTACTCCATTTCGATTTATTTCGCTTATGTGACCACAACCACTATTGGTTTTGGTGATTTTGTGCCCACTTTTGGCCCAGATCAG CCACGCGAATTCGGCGCTTGGTTTGTAGTTTATGAGGTATTCGTCATATTCTGGTTCATATTCGCTTTAGGCTACTTGGTGATGATTATGGGCTTCATAACAcg TGGTTTACAAAGTAAGAAACTAAGACGTTTAGAACAACAACtatctacaaatataaaaacaacacaaaatcgCATATGGACTGGTGTTACGAAAGATGTTGGACATTTACGAAGGATTTTGAATGAGCTGTATATACTGAGAGTGAAG CCTGTCTACACCGAACCAGATCCAACACTACAGCTGTACCGTTCGAATTCCGCACCCGAGCTCACCATGTATCGCGAGGATGCGCCACCGGAATTCCCACGCAAGCGCGCCTTCTCCGAAACTTATGACGTCATTGAAGCGCGCGGCGTACTCGCACCCGCGCACGCTTCATCCGATACGGCACTCGACAAACTGGATAAACAGAAATCCTTCCAGGACGCAGATGCTTTTCTGCAGACTACCGAACTGCTGGCGAAAGTGGTTGGTGCGTTGGGTGCGGTACGTGTGCCACCGCCAGAGGAGGATGATGTCAGCATGTATGGCGGTTATCATGGTCTATCTGATTCACAAATATTGGCCAGTGAGTGGTCGTATCCGAGCATTAATGAGCTGCCTAAACCGCGTGGACGCGCCAATTCCGATTACAACTTTGAGCCGCCATGGCGTCAACGTCGTCCAACTGCGTTGCCGACGGAATGGACCTGGAGCGGTGATAATGAGCGAATACAAGAGGCAATCAATAGTCGTTACAAGGAGGGTGATAGTCGTGATCTATATCGTTCCAGTTTTGGTTTACCGCCACGCGAATATGTTGTGAATATGGAGGAGGATGAGCCACCCAAACCGCGTGTGAAGAAGTTCTCAATGCCTGATGGTTTGCGTAAATTGTTCCCACAAAAGAAGCGGCCTTCGCAAGAGCGCATAACTGCCGCTGAGGCAGGCACGGATATTTCCATGCCAAATGGCACACGTCGCTTCTCGATTATGAGCGTGCCAGAGTCGGCGCGCCGCACACCACCGCTCGACTATTACAGCACAGTGGCAGCTGATGCGAATGCGCCTTATTATGGCAATGGCAAGCCGTCAGTTTTACCAGGAGCGCCGCCCAGCAGTTATCCTTCGGATGGCAGTTTGACGTCGAAACAGCCAACGGGTGCGCTCAATGGTTTGACAGCTGGTGCACGTCGTGGCAGTAATGCCGCGCCAGTTGGTGGGCCACGCAAACGACGTGAATCCATATTCACACAGAAACCAACTGCAGGCGCCAGACGCGGCAGTCTGTTTCCTACATCCAACGCGGCGGGGCTTACACAACGACGTGGCAGTCTTTTTACGACCGCTGTGCAGCCAAATACCGGCGCGCCATCGCGTCGCGGCAGTCTTTTCCCCACTAGTGGTGGTCGTGGTGCGGCTGATCGTCGTCCTAGTCTCTTCTCGGTTGCCTCAGAGGAGGAACGTGAGGTGTTGGAGAATACAACAATTGCTGACTTGATACGCGCCTTAGAGGTGATGCATACGCAAACCGTAATGGAGGAAACCGCCGACAGCCCACCGGTAATAACACACAGTGATATGGGTGGCATTTTCGGTGGCAATAATAAGCAACGTAAAATGGGTAATGCCGGCATGGATTTACCAGATGTGCCACCATTATTCTCACTCTTCAGCAATGATAAGCAGCGCGCTATGAACACCGCGGCAGCAAATCGTTTATATGCACGTCGCTCCACAGTAGTTGGCGCGCTGCCCACTTCGTTTAATGCGCCCACCGGCTCAACAACAGCGTTAGCGGCGCCAACCATGTTGGCTTCAGGTCCAACTAGCATGCTGACACGTCGACGCAAGTCATCAGCGGTGCAACAAATACCCGAACCGCCACCAAGCTACAGTGAGCGCGATACGAATGCGTCCgcaacaaataacaacactGCCGCGCCGAGTAATAAATTCAAACGACGTTTCAGCGTGCGCCCTACAGCGCTACAAATACCGCCCGGTAAGGCTCCACCACCAGGTGTGAATAGCGCGCTACCGCCGCAAAATGCGCCAACCCCAGCGGCGCCAACGTTACCGGCCGCAGCTACGCAAACCGTCTTCCAGCGGCGCCTATCGTTGCGTCCATCGCCCTTAGCACGCGAGCTCAACATATCCACATCGACCTCATCGACGAGTTCCGGTGATCCCAGTCCGACCAGCCCGACGGGCAGCGGTGGCACAGTAACGAGCACCACACGCCTGCTACCGGCCAGCACTGCTGCTACGCCAACCGTTGGCGCGGCCACGCGTCCGCCTACAACGGGCAGCACACATTCGCCACTTTCGCGTATTGTGCAGATCGCGCAGGCGCAAAGAAAGAGCAGCATGCAGGAGGGATTCCCGCTGGAGCGCACACAAAAACCGGATGATGTGTAG
- the Ork1_0 gene encoding open rectifier potassium channel protein 1 isoform X3, giving the protein MYFQKYLVSELSGKNETTVTEILENISDYCGKKVTNYTSDEFEPPYTWTFYHSFFFAFTVCSTVGYGNIYPTTLAGRLIMIFYSIIGIPVNGILFAGLGDYFGKTFELIYRRYKKFKLTRDKHYVPPQLGLLTAILIALIPGIGIFILLPALVFTYFEKWSYSISIYFAYVTTTTIGFGDFVPTFGPDQPREFGAWFVVYEVFVIFWFIFALGYLVMIMGFITRGLQSKKLRRLEQQLSTNIKTTQNRIWTGVTKDVGHLRRILNELYILRVKPVYTEPDPTLQLYRSNSAPELTMYREDAPPEFPRKRAFSETYDVIEARGVLAPAHASSDTALDKLDKQKSFQDADAFLQTTELLAKVVGALGAVRVPPPEEDDVSMYGGYHGLSDSQILASEWSYPSINELPKPRGRANSDYNFEPPWRQRRPTALPTEWTWSGDNERIQEAINSRYKEGDSRDLYRSSFGLPPREYVVNMEEDEPPKPRVKKFSMPDGLRKLFPQKKRPSQERITAAEAGTDISMPNGTRRFSIMSVPESARRTPPLDYYSTVAADANAPYYGNGKPSVLPGAPPSSYPSDGSLTSKQPTGALNGLTAGARRGSNAAPVGGPRKRRESIFTQKPTAGARRGSLFPTSNAAGLTQRRGSLFTTAVQPNTGAPSRRGSLFPTSGGRGAADRRPSLFSVASEEEREVLENTTIADLIRALEVMHTQTVMEETADSPPVITHSDMGGIFGGNNKQRKMGNAGMDLPDVPPLFSLFSNDKQRAMNTAAANRLYARRSTVVGALPTSFNAPTGSTTALAAPTMLASGPTSMLTRRRKSSAVQQIPEPPPSYSERDTNASATNNNTAAPSNKFKRRFSVRPTALQIPPGKAPPPGVNSALPPQNAPTPAAPTLPAAATQTVFQRRLSLRPSPLARELNISTSTSSTSSGDPSPTSPTGSGGTVTSTTRLLPASTAATPTVGAATRPPTTGSTHSPLSRIVQIAQAQRKSSMQEGFPLERTQKPDDV; this is encoded by the exons ATGTACTTCCAAA AATACCTCGTTAGCGAATTGTCCGGCAAGAATGAGACCACTGTCACCGAGATACTTGAAAATATTTCCGACTATTGCGGCAAAAAGGTGACCAACTATACATCGGATGAATTTGAGCCACCATATACCTGGACATTTTATCATTCGTTCTTCTTCGCCTTCACTGTATGCTCAACCGTCGGTTATGGCAATATATATCCCACCACGCTGGCGGGACGGCTGATTATGATATTTTACTCGATCATCGGCATACCGGTTAATGGTATACTTTTTGCCGGTCTGGGTGACTACTTTGGCAAAACg TTCGAGTTAATTTATCGGCGCTATAAAAAGTTCAAGCTGACACGCGACAAACATTATGTGCCACCACAATTGGGGCTACTCACCGCCATACTGATCGCCTTAATACCGGGTATCGGTATTTTTATACTGTTACCGGCGCTTGTGTTTACCTATTTCGAGAAGTGGTCTTACTCCATTTCGATTTATTTCGCTTATGTGACCACAACCACTATTGGTTTTGGTGATTTTGTGCCCACTTTTGGCCCAGATCAG CCACGCGAATTCGGCGCTTGGTTTGTAGTTTATGAGGTATTCGTCATATTCTGGTTCATATTCGCTTTAGGCTACTTGGTGATGATTATGGGCTTCATAACAcg TGGTTTACAAAGTAAGAAACTAAGACGTTTAGAACAACAACtatctacaaatataaaaacaacacaaaatcgCATATGGACTGGTGTTACGAAAGATGTTGGACATTTACGAAGGATTTTGAATGAGCTGTATATACTGAGAGTGAAG CCTGTCTACACCGAACCAGATCCAACACTACAGCTGTACCGTTCGAATTCCGCACCCGAGCTCACCATGTATCGCGAGGATGCGCCACCGGAATTCCCACGCAAGCGCGCCTTCTCCGAAACTTATGACGTCATTGAAGCGCGCGGCGTACTCGCACCCGCGCACGCTTCATCCGATACGGCACTCGACAAACTGGATAAACAGAAATCCTTCCAGGACGCAGATGCTTTTCTGCAGACTACCGAACTGCTGGCGAAAGTGGTTGGTGCGTTGGGTGCGGTACGTGTGCCACCGCCAGAGGAGGATGATGTCAGCATGTATGGCGGTTATCATGGTCTATCTGATTCACAAATATTGGCCAGTGAGTGGTCGTATCCGAGCATTAATGAGCTGCCTAAACCGCGTGGACGCGCCAATTCCGATTACAACTTTGAGCCGCCATGGCGTCAACGTCGTCCAACTGCGTTGCCGACGGAATGGACCTGGAGCGGTGATAATGAGCGAATACAAGAGGCAATCAATAGTCGTTACAAGGAGGGTGATAGTCGTGATCTATATCGTTCCAGTTTTGGTTTACCGCCACGCGAATATGTTGTGAATATGGAGGAGGATGAGCCACCCAAACCGCGTGTGAAGAAGTTCTCAATGCCTGATGGTTTGCGTAAATTGTTCCCACAAAAGAAGCGGCCTTCGCAAGAGCGCATAACTGCCGCTGAGGCAGGCACGGATATTTCCATGCCAAATGGCACACGTCGCTTCTCGATTATGAGCGTGCCAGAGTCGGCGCGCCGCACACCACCGCTCGACTATTACAGCACAGTGGCAGCTGATGCGAATGCGCCTTATTATGGCAATGGCAAGCCGTCAGTTTTACCAGGAGCGCCGCCCAGCAGTTATCCTTCGGATGGCAGTTTGACGTCGAAACAGCCAACGGGTGCGCTCAATGGTTTGACAGCTGGTGCACGTCGTGGCAGTAATGCCGCGCCAGTTGGTGGGCCACGCAAACGACGTGAATCCATATTCACACAGAAACCAACTGCAGGCGCCAGACGCGGCAGTCTGTTTCCTACATCCAACGCGGCGGGGCTTACACAACGACGTGGCAGTCTTTTTACGACCGCTGTGCAGCCAAATACCGGCGCGCCATCGCGTCGCGGCAGTCTTTTCCCCACTAGTGGTGGTCGTGGTGCGGCTGATCGTCGTCCTAGTCTCTTCTCGGTTGCCTCAGAGGAGGAACGTGAGGTGTTGGAGAATACAACAATTGCTGACTTGATACGCGCCTTAGAGGTGATGCATACGCAAACCGTAATGGAGGAAACCGCCGACAGCCCACCGGTAATAACACACAGTGATATGGGTGGCATTTTCGGTGGCAATAATAAGCAACGTAAAATGGGTAATGCCGGCATGGATTTACCAGATGTGCCACCATTATTCTCACTCTTCAGCAATGATAAGCAGCGCGCTATGAACACCGCGGCAGCAAATCGTTTATATGCACGTCGCTCCACAGTAGTTGGCGCGCTGCCCACTTCGTTTAATGCGCCCACCGGCTCAACAACAGCGTTAGCGGCGCCAACCATGTTGGCTTCAGGTCCAACTAGCATGCTGACACGTCGACGCAAGTCATCAGCGGTGCAACAAATACCCGAACCGCCACCAAGCTACAGTGAGCGCGATACGAATGCGTCCgcaacaaataacaacactGCCGCGCCGAGTAATAAATTCAAACGACGTTTCAGCGTGCGCCCTACAGCGCTACAAATACCGCCCGGTAAGGCTCCACCACCAGGTGTGAATAGCGCGCTACCGCCGCAAAATGCGCCAACCCCAGCGGCGCCAACGTTACCGGCCGCAGCTACGCAAACCGTCTTCCAGCGGCGCCTATCGTTGCGTCCATCGCCCTTAGCACGCGAGCTCAACATATCCACATCGACCTCATCGACGAGTTCCGGTGATCCCAGTCCGACCAGCCCGACGGGCAGCGGTGGCACAGTAACGAGCACCACACGCCTGCTACCGGCCAGCACTGCTGCTACGCCAACCGTTGGCGCGGCCACGCGTCCGCCTACAACGGGCAGCACACATTCGCCACTTTCGCGTATTGTGCAGATCGCGCAGGCGCAAAGAAAGAGCAGCATGCAGGAGGGATTCCCGCTGGAGCGCACACAAAAACCGGATGATGTGTAG